From Deltaproteobacteria bacterium:
GCATCCTCAAGGGCAAGTTCGGCTACATGAGCCCGGAGCAGGTGCGCGGCCTGCCCATCGACCGCCGCTCCGACATCTTCGCCCTCGGCGTGGTGTTCTACGAGATGGTCACGGGCGAGAAGCTCTTCGTGGGCGAGAGCGACTTCTCCACCCTGGAGAAGGTCCGCAACGCCGAAGTGCCCAGCCCGCGCAGCATCAACAGCGCCATCCCCGCGGCGCTGGAGAAGGTGGCGTACAAGGCGCTCGCGCGCGAGGTCGAGGATCGCTACCAGTGGGCCGGCGAGATGGCCGAAGACCTGCGCCGCATCCTCGGGCCGCAGGGCTACTCCGAACCGCAGATGAAGCAGTTCATGGGCGAGGCGTTCCGCGAGGATTTGATGCGCGAGCAGCAGCGCATCGAGTCGTTCGCGGATCTCGTGCCGCCCGGACCCAAGCCCACGCCCGCTGCGCCCGCGCCGCAAGGCAGGGTGGGCACCCGCGGGGTTGTGTCGGCTGCGCCGGCGGCACCTGCGCCGCGCCCGGCCCCTGCGCCTCCAGCTCGACCCGCTGCGCCCGCACCGGCCCGACGCGCGGCCGCCGCTGCGCAAGCGCTCGATCCCGTGGCTGCAGCGCTGGCCGAGCTCGACGGCGGTGCACCCGCACCGGCTCCGTCGCGTCCCGCGCCGCGCGTGGTGACGCCGCCCAAGGCCGTGGCCCACGACCCCGCGGCCGACCTCGACGGCGGCGCGACGATGTTCGATCCCCACGCGGATCCGAACAACCCGTACATCCCGCCGCCGAGCGAAGAAGAGCTGGCGGAGATGGGCACCGGCGATCGCACGGTGATGGCCGCGCCCGCGTTCGACGAGAACGGGATGCCCATCGCCACCAACGATGCGGGCAAGAAGCCGCTCGCCATGGAGACGGTGGTCGGCAGCGACGATCAGCTCGCCCAGCCGGAAGCCGAGACGCACGGCGAGGGCGCGGAGATCCCACCTGCGGCCGCGGCTGCCGCGCGCCGCCCGGCCTCGCGCCCGGCGCCCGCGCCCGAATTTGATCCGGGCACCGACGCCGCCGCGCTGCCGCTGCCCGCGCCGCGCAAGAGCCGCATGGACCTGCGCAGTCCGCCCATGCCGGCGCAGCCGCCGCCGGACGAGGTGCTCACCCGCGCCCGCCCGCCGGAGCCGGAGCCCGTCGAAGAAGAGCCGCGCGACGAGGCCCCGGAGCCTGCGCCGGAGTTCGGCGACACGGGCGAGGGCCAGGAGCTGCCGGAAGAGGATCTCGACGCGCCCGAGCCCACCGCCGCCAGCCCGCGGCGCCTGACCAACCAGGCGCAGCCGCGTCGCGCGCCGCCGCCCCAGGTCGAGCCCGCGGATCCCGAGCCCGAGCAGGACGAGGGCTACGACGAGCAGGAACAAGAAGATCAGTACGCCCGCGACGACGAAGACGAGGCGCCGCCCGAGGTGGCGCCGCAGCGCTCCGGCGGCGGGGCGCGCGTGGGCCTCATCGTGGGCGGGAGCGCGCTCGGCGTGGTGGTGCTCGCCGGCCTCGGCTTCCTCGCCTACTCGGCCACCCAGGCCACCATCACCGTGAAGGTGGAGCCCGCGTCGGCGTCGGCGTCGGCCACGGCCGCCATCGACGGCCAGTCCGTGCCGCTCGACAAGGCCATTTCCGTGGCCGCGGGTGAACACGAGGTGAGCCTCACCATCCCCGGCCAGCCGGTCCAGAAGAAGCAGCTCACCGTTTCTCGCGGGCACCCGCGCGAGCTGCACTTCGAGATCCAGCGCGAGGAGAAGCCGCCCGAGGCCGCCAAGCCCGAGCCTGCGCCCGCGCCGACACCTGCGCCCACGCCAGCCCCGACGCCGGTGCCGAAGCCCGAGGCCGTGGCCGCCAAGCCGCCCGAGCCTGCGCCGGCGCCCAAGCCGGAGGCCGTGGCCGCTCCCAAGCCCGCGGCCGAGTCGAACACCTTCTCGGTGCGCGTCGAGACCAACCCGCCGGGCGCGCTGGTGCTCTTCGGCAAGAAGCGCGGCGACGCGCCGCTCACGGTGGACGGCCTCGACAAGAAGAAGAGCTACAGCGCCGAGGCGCGGCTCAAGGGCTACAAGAGCCCCGTGGTCACCGTGAAGTACGACGGCACCGACCCGATGGTGGTCACCGTGAACCTCGACAAGGAGCCGGAGCACGAGTCGGTGGCCCACGAGCCCAAGCCGGAGCACACGGAGCACGCAGCCAAGGCGCCCAAGGGAACGGGCTCGCTCATCTGCTCGTCGAACCCGGTGGGTAAGGTGTTCGTGGACGGCAAGTCGACCAACCGCTTCACGCCGATTCCCATGGCGAACCCGCTGAAGCTCCCCGCGGGCAAGCACCTCATCAAGATCGACGACGGCAACGGTCACACCGCCACGGCCACGGTCACCATCAATCCGGATGAGACCGCGCGGCTGATCTCCATTCCGCTGCAGTAGCGCGAATCAGCTCGCGCGCGCGGCCCGCGCCAGCGCATCGTACGACTTGTACGGCCCCTGGATGTGCAGCTTGTCGCCCGCGCGCAGCGCGAACGTCCCCACCGGCGCGTGCAGCTTTTCGGGACCGCGCTCCACCATCGCCACCAGCAGCCGCTGCTCGCGAAGGGACTCGATCGATCGGCCTTCGAAGCCCTGGGGCGCCTGAAGCTCGGCCATCACGTGCAGCTCGCCGGCGAGCCAGAAGGAGTGGTGCACGCCCGGATCCAGCGAGGCCGCCGCGAAGGCCGGCGCCGAGAGCGCGGACGTCGAGAACGCGTCCACGCCGAAGTTTTCGACGCGCTCGGCGAGATCCTCGTCGAACACGCGCATCACCACGCGGATCTCCGGACGGATGCGGCGCGCGTCGAGGGCGATGTTGATGTTGGCGAGGTCGTCGTCGGTGGCGCAGACCAACGCGCGCGCGCTGGAGAGGTTCACGTGCGCCATCGTCCCGGCGGTGGAAGCATCTTCGATGATCACCGCCGCGCCATCGGTGCGCAGCGCCTGCACGAAGGCGGCGTTCTCGCTCTTCTCGACCACGAGCACCGGCACCTCCAGCTGCCGCAGCGCCTGGTAGATGCGGTAGCCCACGCGGCCTGCACCGCAGAGCACCACGTGGTCGGACATGGTCTGGGCGAGCACGAGGTTCCACTCCTTGTCGTGGCGCTGGGCCGCGAAGAACAGGTAGGCAAATCGGATCAGGCCGTCCGCCACGCCGATCACGCCCACCGGCGGCACCAGGAACCAGAGCAGCTCCAGGTACCAGACCCGCGGGAAGTCGAGCGTGGGGTTGCCGATCATCAGGAAGTAGATCGCCTGCGCCGAGCGCGCCCAGCCGGGCCGCGAGCCGTCGGGGAAGACGTAGGCCTGGTGCACGAGCAGCGTCCCGCCGATCAAGGTCAGGCTCACCAGCACGATGGGCAGCCGAAAGCGATTCAGCAGCGCGCCGAGGTAGCGCAGCTGCGCGGCCAACGGCTGGCGGCGCCGCGGCATGGGCGGGGGGAGGTGCCGGGTTCGCCGGGCGGGCGGAGGAGCAGGGGCGGGCATTGCGCTCCTCCGAGTGGAGCACGGCCGGGCGGGGTGTCCAGTTCACGGATGGGCTCGACACGCGCTCGGCAGGCTGCGAAAAAGCGGCCCATGCGAAAGTCCATGATCGTTTTGGCCGCGCTTGCGGCGCTCGCCAGCTGCAAGGACGAGAGCGCGCCCAACCCCGGTCGCGGTGGCGGCGAGGCGACGTCGCACGTGTCCACGTCGGCGCCGGCCAGCGTGCAGCAGCCCATCCACGTGACCTTCCAGGGCGGGGCCATCGAGCTCATCGGCACCGACCTCTCGCCGGCGCAGCCCAAGGCCGGCCAGACGGTCACCGTGACCAACTACTACAAGGTCAACCGCGCTCCCGAGGGCAGCTGGAAGCTCTTCGTGCACGTGGCCGCACCGGGGCAGGGCGGGCTGCAGATGATCGCCAACCGCGATCACGAGCCGATGGACGGCCAGCTCCCGCTCTCTCAGTGGAAGCCTGGCCAGGTCATCGCCGACGCCTGGCAGTTGCCCATTCCGCAGCAGGCGCCGCCGCAGATCGCGGTGCTGCTCGGCTTCTGGAACGACTCGGGCCGCATGCCGGTGGATCCGCAGCCGCCCGGCGAGCAGCCCAAGACCGACGGCCAGGGCCGCGTGCTCGCCGCGGTGATCCCGGTGACCGTCGCCGGTCCGCCGCTGCCGACATACGTGGTGCCCAAGCGCCAGGGCGAGATCACCATCGACGGCAAGCTCGACGACGCCGCTTGGCAGAAGGCGCCCAGCACGCCCGCGTTCGTGAACACCATGAACGGCGGCCAGGCCAGGAGCGAGACGCACGCCAAGCTGCTCTGGGACGATCAGTTCCTCTACGTGGCCTTCGACGTGCAGACGCCGGACGTGTGGGGCACCAAGACGCAGAAGGACGAGCCCATCTACGGCGAGCAGGTGGTGGAGATCTTCATCGACGCCGACGGAGACCAGAAGACCTACAACGAGCTCGAGGTCAGCCCGCACAACATCCAGTTCGACGCCGCTTTCGACTACCGCCGCTCGGATCTGCAGAAGGCCATGGCCTGGGATTCGAAGATGGAGAGCGCGGTGCAGGTGCAGGGCACCCTCGACAACTCGAGCGACACCGATCGCGGCTTCACGGTGGAGATGAAGATCCCCATCGCGAATCTCTATGCCGTACCGCACGTGCCGCCCCAGGTGGGCGACACGTGGCGATTCAATCTTTACTATATTGACAATAAAAAGAACGACGCCGAGGGCTTCTCGCCGCCCATGGTTGGCGACTTCCACAACCTGGTGCGCTTCGGCTACCTCAAGTTCGCCGAGTGATGCTCCGGCGCATCGATCACGTGCAGCTGCCGATTCCTGAAGGCGGCGAGCCGGCCGCGCGGCGCTTCTGGGCCGAGCTCTGCCAGCTGCCCGAGGTGCCGAAGCCGGCGAACCTGCTTCATCAAGGCGGCTGCTGGTTCGAGGGCGGCGGGGTGATCGTGCACGTCGGCGTGGACCGGCCGTTTCACCCGGTGACGCGCGCGCATCCTGCCTTCTGCGTGGCTGACATCGACGCGCTCGCGGCGCGCTTTGCCGCGGGCGGCGTGACCGTGCGCTGGAGCGACTCCATGCCCGGTCGCCGACGATTCACCGTCGACGATCCATTTGGCAATCGCGTGGAGTTCCTGGCCGACGGCGACGGCCTCTCGCAGCGTTGAAGCTACGCGGGCGCGGCGAGCTTGAGCAGCCGCATCAGCTCCGTGGCCAGCGCCATGTCGGTAATCCCCGCGAGGACCTCGTACGCGGCATTCATCACGTCTGGCGCCAGCGCGGCATCGCGGGTCACCACGCGCGACGAGGGCGTCGCTCCACCGAGCGTGAGCTCATCCGTCGACCCCGTGGCCGCGCGCGTGCGCTCGACCGCCAGCCACTGACCCTCGAACGTCAGCTCGAAGCGGATGATCTCGCCTTCCTCGAGGTCGACGATGAGGTCGCAGTACATCGGCCCCTGGAACCAGCGCCGCTTCTTGCCCGGCCCGAGATCCTTCAACGACGCGGTGATCTCGTGCATCGACGCGCCCAGCTCCTGGAGCTGTTCCGGCGTGCGCTGGCTCAGGCTGCGACGCGACATCTCGCGATGCTAGCCACCGCCCGCGCCCAGGCTCCAGTTTTCGCCGCTGGAGAACGTCTGCGCGGTGACGCCGTGGCCGTCGGTGCGGAAGGTGATGGCGCCGTCGCGATCGGTGCGGAAGAGCCGGCAGCCGGCCTCGGCCCAGCGCTCGCGGACCACCTCGTGCGGGAAGTGGAAGCGGTTGCCCTCGCCCACGCAGAAGACGACCGCGTGCGCACGCGTCGCGCGCACGAATGCTTCGGTGCTCGAAGTATTCGAGCCGTGGTGCGGCGCCTTCACCACCGTCGACGCGAGCGCCTCCGGATGCTCGAGCAGCGCCTGCTCCGCGGGCGCCTCGGCGTCGCCCGGAAAGAGGAACGAAACGTCGCCGTAAGTCACCTTGAGCACCAGGCTCTGGTCATTCACGGCGTCGAAGTGCGCGCGGGGGGCAGGCCCGAGCACGTCGATCCGCGCGCCGCCGAGCCCGGGCAACGGGTCGCCGCGCGAGAGCGAGCGCAGCGTGGCGCCCGCGTAGGCGTGCTCGAGCTCCTCGAGCAATCCGCCGGCTTCGTGATCCGACGCGATCCAGAGCTCGTCGGCCGGCACCAGCGGCCCCAGCCCGATGAGCCCGAGCGCGTGATCCGGATGCGGATGCGAGAGCGCCACCGCGCGCAGCCGCGTCACGCCTCGTTCCCACAGAAACGGCGCGAGGATCTGCGCGCCCGGATCGAAGTGGCTGCCGACCTCGCCGCCGCCGTCGATGACGATCGTGTCGCCGCCGGGAAACCGCAGCACCGCCGCGTCGCCCTGGCCGACGGCGAGGAAGGTGACCGTGAGCGCGTCGTCGAGCCGCGGCCGCTCCGCGCGCCACGCGCCCAGTAGCCCGAGCGCCAACGCCGCACCCAGGCCCACGCGAAGCGCACGCCGCTCCAGCCCCACGAGCGCGAAGGCCGCGAGGGCCGCGTAGTACAGCAGCGTCGTGGACAGCGACGGCGCCGCCACGCGCACCTGCGCAAAGGGGAGCTGACCGAATCCGTCGGCCACGGCGATGAGCAGCTTCGCGAGCGGCCCGGCGACGTGGAGGAGCAGCGTCGCCACGGGGCCAATGGGCGCGAGGGCAGCAGCGAGCGCGGCCACGGCCGTGAGCGCCGAGGCGACGGGCAGCGCGACCAGGTTCGCCGCCACGGCCACCACGCTCTCGCGATGAAACGCCGCAGCCACGAGGGGCGCCGTGGCGAGCGAGGCCGCGAGCGACGTCGCGGCGCCCGAGAGCACGTGCTCGCGCGCGCGCGAAGGCCAGCTCCGCCAGCCCTGCGCGCCCCGCATCGGCGGCTGCACCGGGATTCGCTCTCGCAGCGGCTTGGAGAGCGTCATCAACCCGAGCACCGCCAGGAACGAGAGCTGAAACGAGAGGTCGTGCAGCTGCGACGGATCCACCGCGAGACAGAGCACCGCCGCCCACGCCAGCGAGGTGAACGGCTCCGGCTCGCGCCGCAGCGAGCGCGCCGCGATGAGCACGCTGGCCATGATCCCCGAGCGCACCGCGGGCACTTCGGAGCCGGTCAGCGCCACATAGCCCCAGATCGCCGGCAGCGCGAGCAGCCCCGCGAGCCGTCCTGCGTCCGCGCGACGCGCGAGCCTCGGCCATCTCAGCAGCAGCCAGCGCACGATCGCCACCAGCCCGAACGCCACCACCGCGATGTGCAGCCCCGACACCGACAGGATGTGCGCCAGCCCGCTCGCGTTGAAGTGCTCGTTCACGTCCGGCGAGAGCCCGCTGCGGTCGCCGACGGCCAGGGTCACCACCAGCGCGCGCGCCGCGGGATCCGCGATGGCGTCTGCCGCGAGCTGCTCGAAGCGCCGTCGCAGCCGCTGCGCGATTCGCTGGCCCAGTCCCGCTGGCTCGAGCCGCAAGAGCTCGCCGGGTCGAAGAACCGCGTGCACGTCGACGCCGCGGTCGCGATCGCGCTCGAGCGCATCGGCCTCGCCCGGGTTCGCCGGCGGCCGCGAGACGAAGAGCCGCGCCAGGATCCGGATACGCTCGCCCGGCAGCAGGTCATCGGGCCCGCCCGAGAGCGCCGCACGAACATGCCGCGGCTCCAGCGGCGCAGAAGGCGAGGGCGCCAAGGCATCGACGTCGAGCGCCACCTGCGCGCCCAGCCGCTCCGACACGCGCCCCTCCAGCACTGCCTCGCCGCCAGGCTCGATGCCGGTGGCGTCGCCCGGCCGCAACCGCACGCCCGCAAGCGAGGCGCCGGCGAGCGCGAACGCGATCAGCAAGGCCAGGAATCCGCCCGGCCAGCCGCGAACATTCAGCGCCCGACTCGCGAGCAGCAGCGCCACCGCGAGGAGCGCGCTGATTGCCGGCCGTTCCGAGCCGATCCCCACGCCGATGATGAAGAAAATCGCCGGGGCAACCGACGCCCGCACGGCAAGAAAAGCTGCTACTTGCTCCCCCATCCCCCCACCCCCCCACGCCCAAACCCCAACGCTACGAAAACGCGGTCGTTTTCGTCAACTTTGGGCTTGACTTTTGCTAAAATACTCCGTAATTTTATGCTTCTAGGCGTGTAGTGAACATCCGGGGCAGTTTGGAGGCGTTTCGTGGCGACTTCGTTCAAGGTGGGCGACAAGGCCGTCTACCCGGGTCAGGGCGTGGGCGAGGTGATGGGTATCGAGCACAAGGAGATCGCCGGCCAGCGCCAGAGCTTCTACGTGCTCCGCATCCTCGAGAACGGGATGAAGATCCACATCCCGATCAACAAGGTCGGCAGCGTCGGCCTGCGCGAGATCATCGGCCCGAACGACGTGAAGAAGGTCTACGCCATCCTCAAGGAGAAGGACATCTCCGTCGACTCCACCACGTGGAACCGGCGGTACCGCGAGTACATGGAGAAGATCAAGACGGGCTCCGTCTTCGAGATCGCCCAGGTGCTCCGCGACCTGTACCTCCTGAAGAGCGACAAGGACCTCTCCTTCGGTGAGCGCAAGATGCTGGATACCGCGCGCTCGCTGCTCATCAAGGAGCTCTCCCTCGCCAAGGACTGCGACGAGCAGACCATCGAGGAAGACCTGAAGAAGATCTTCAACACCAGCCCGTGATTTGCAGCACGCGCTGATCTTCTCGCGCCTCCGGGTCCACGCGGCTCGGGGGCGCGCGCATTTTCGAATGAGCGAGCCCGATTCGCCGCGCCAGGGGGAGCTGCTCGAGGAGCTGGCCCAGCTCGAGGCGGAGCGTCGCGCGCGCAAGCTGGGCACCGCGCGGATGATGCGGGTGGGCGCGCTGGTGGTGTCGGCGTCGTTCGTGTTCCTGCTGCGCGGCGACATCCGCTACTGGCTGCAGCCCAAGACGCCCGTCGAGCTCGGCGGACCCTTGGAGTTCAACCTCGATCGCGAGCAGACCGAGCGCTTCGCGAAGATCACCGGCGTGCCGGCGCAGCGCGCGGCCAACGTGAGCCACGGCGGGCGTGACCTGCGCGTGCTGGGCCTGCTCGGGTCGAACGTGCTCGTGGTGCAGAACCGCGAAGGCAGCGCGGAGGCGCCGGCGAGCAATGCGGCGATCAGCGTGCAGGGCCGGCTCGAGCGCGACGACGACGCGAACGAGCTGCGCAACATCTTCCAGCTCTTCGAGGGCCTGGGCTTCGTGTCGCCGGTGGACGGGCACTTCTACGCGCTCTACGCCGACCAGCTCCCGCGCCAGGGTTGGACGCTGCCGCTCGAGCTGCTGGGCATCTTGCTGTTCCTCGGCGTGAACCTGCGCAAGGCGCACAGCCTCACGCGAGAGGCCAACGAGCCGATGTCCGACGTGAGCTCGGACTAGCGACGAACCAGCCGCAGCGCGACCTGCCCCAGCCGACGGCGAATCGCCGGCATCAGCGTCTCCAGCTCTTCACAGGCCTCGAGGGCGCGGGTGGTGTCGGCGGCGTCGACGAGGTCCGCCGGGCTCGAATCGGCCTCGCCGACGGTGGCCACGGCGTCGTCCAGGAACTCGTGGATGCGGTGCAGGGCGATGCGCGCCTGGCGCAGGTCGTCCTCGATCAGCTCGGCAAGCACCAGGTCGCTCGCTCCGTTGCCGTAGATGCGCCCGCGCAGCACCGACATGGCGGACTGGAACTCGCTCCAGAGCGCGTCGTTGTCGCGCTCTGCCGTGCGGACATCGTTCATCTCGAGCTGGGTGTGCATGGTCTCGTCCCCGTTCGTTGCTACAGGACTGTAGGCCCGCACCGATCGCCGTCAATTTTCCCGCCCTCTTGACACGTCGCGGCACCACGGCGAGCGTGGACCCATGCGCGTCGCCAGCCTCTACCAGCGCGGGGAGCCCTGCTTCTCGTTCGAGTTCTTCCCGCCCAAGGACGACAAGGGCGTCGCGAACCTGTTCCAGACCATCGAGGAGCTGGCGTCGTTGCGGCCGGGGTTCGTGTCGGTGACCTATGGCGCGGGCGGCTCCACGCGCGATTTCACGGTGGAGATCGCCACGCGCATCAAGCGCGAGACCAAGATCGAGCCGGTGGCGCACCTCACCTGCGTGGGCCACGACAAGCACGAGCTGCGCAACATCCTCCGCACCTACGGCGAGGCGCAGGTGGAGAACGTGCTCTGCCTGCGCGGCGACCCGCCCAAGGGCCAGACGTCCTTCGTGGCGGTGCCCAACGGGTTTCGCTACGCGGGCGAGCTGGTGGCCTTCGTGAAGCACGAGGGCTTCGACTTCTGTCTCGGGGGCGCGGCGTATCCCGAGGGCCACATCGAGACGCTCGATCGCGAGGTGGATCTGCGGCACCTGAAGGCAAAGGTCGCCGAGGGCCTCGAGTTCCTCGTCACGCAGATCTTCTTCGACAACGCCTTCTACTTCGACTTCGTGGAGCGCGCGCGGCACGCCGGCATCCACGTGCCCATCGTGCCGGGCATCATGCCCATCACCAGCTTCGAGCAGGTGCAGCGGTTCACGCGCATGTGCGGCGCCACCATTCCCATGCGGCTCTTGCTGGAGCTGGAGCGTCGCAAGGATCAGCCCCAGGCGATCCTGGAGCTGGGCGTGGCCCACGCCACGGTTCAGGCCATGGAGCTCTTGCAGCGTGGCGCGCCAGGCATCCACTTCATTACGCTCAACAAGAGCCGGGCGACGCAGATGATCCTCACCGCGCTGCGCGCCCGGTTTTAGGAGTCGCCCATGCGCGCGCTGCTCGTCGTGGCTGTGCTCTCGATTGGGGGGCTCGCTCGCGCCGAAGACTTCCCGAGTGACGCGCCCAAGGTGCACGAGAAGTGCAAGAAGCCCGTCTGCGCCTGCCAGGACACCACCCATCCCGAGGGCTGCCTGGACAAGGACGCCTGCGCCAAGGCCTGCGAGGATCACGGCGGCGCGGTGGCCATGCACAAGAAGCATCGCCGCGGTCACAAAGGCGGCCAGGCCCCCGACGCGCCCACCGCCAACGAATAAGGAGCCCGCATGCGCTTCCTCATCGCCAGCCTGCTGCTGCTCGCTGCGACCACCGCGCGCGCGGATGACCTGGTGCCTCCGGCGTCGAGCCCGGACTGCAAGAGCGCGGTCTGCGTCTGCAAGGACGCCGAGACCTCGAGCGACTGCCTCGACAAGGCTGCTTGCGAGAAGTTCTGCGAGCGCCACGACGGCGTGGCCGAGAAGATCAAGGGCAAGCGCTCGAAGAAGAATCCCTAGAGGTTCGCCTCGTACGGGAAGCGGAAGTGCAGCTTCACGAAGGCGTCGCCGATGTGCCAGATGGCGTTGTCCGTGGGCGTGACGCTCCAGAACGTCCCCAGCACCTGCGGCACGTACACGCACGACTCCCAGCCGATCGAAATGCCGAACACGTCGCTCGGCATGAGCTCCAGCTCCGCCTGCGCGCCCAGGCCCGGGCGCAGGAAGAACGTGTTGGGCAGGGTGTCGCTGTAGAGGTACGCGGCGGTGAGCACCACGCCGAGATCCAGCCCGAGCCGGATGCCGCCGCCGCCCATCGCCGCGCCAATCGAGATCGGCTTGAACGTCGCGCCGTAGATGCCGGTGTGCTCGAGCTTGGGCGAGATGAAGATGTCTTCCGGAATCAGCGTGAGCGGGAAGGGCGTGAGCCGGATCTCCTTCTGCTTGAGCACCATGTCCCGGTACTGCGGCGGGATGCGGCCCTTCTCCTTCTGCAGGAGCTGCTGGTTGATGATGGCCTGGAGGGAGAGCTTGAGGCCGTAGTGGATGTGCTGGTCGTCCCAGACCGGGCTGGGCACGAAGAGGAAGGCCGCGGGGCCCACGCCCACGTCCACCGGGACATCGACCGGCGCCGCGTTTGCGCGCGAGGCGCACACCAGCACCGCAACGACCAGGAGCTTGCGCATGCACACCCTCCGCCATCGAGTGTGCACCAGACGATGTGACGGTCCGAATTATTCGCCGGCTAGCTTCCTGCGACCGTCAGCTCCGAGAAGCGCAGCGTTGGCGCGTTCACGCCGCCGCGGAACACGAGGTCGTCGCCGATGCCGTCGATGGCCTGGAACATCTGCAGGAGATTGCCGGCCACGGTGCACTCCTGCACCGGGAAGGCGAGCTCGCCGTTCTCGATCCAGATGCCGTTCGCGCCGCGCGAGTAGTCGCCGGTGATGGTGTTGGCGCCCCGCCCGAGCATGAAGGTCACGTACAGGCCGTTCTTCACCTCGCGGATGAGGTCCTCGGGCTTCCGGTTGCCCTTCTCGAGGTAGAAGTTGTTCACGCCGATGTGCGGCAGCGAGGAGTAGCCGCGCGAGGCATTGCCGGTGGTGCGCGCCTT
This genomic window contains:
- a CDS encoding NAD-binding protein, with product MPRRRQPLAAQLRYLGALLNRFRLPIVLVSLTLIGGTLLVHQAYVFPDGSRPGWARSAQAIYFLMIGNPTLDFPRVWYLELLWFLVPPVGVIGVADGLIRFAYLFFAAQRHDKEWNLVLAQTMSDHVVLCGAGRVGYRIYQALRQLEVPVLVVEKSENAAFVQALRTDGAAVIIEDASTAGTMAHVNLSSARALVCATDDDLANINIALDARRIRPEIRVVMRVFDEDLAERVENFGVDAFSTSALSAPAFAAASLDPGVHHSFWLAGELHVMAELQAPQGFEGRSIESLREQRLLVAMVERGPEKLHAPVGTFALRAGDKLHIQGPYKSYDALARAARAS
- a CDS encoding carbohydrate-binding family 9-like protein, whose translation is MRKSMIVLAALAALASCKDESAPNPGRGGGEATSHVSTSAPASVQQPIHVTFQGGAIELIGTDLSPAQPKAGQTVTVTNYYKVNRAPEGSWKLFVHVAAPGQGGLQMIANRDHEPMDGQLPLSQWKPGQVIADAWQLPIPQQAPPQIAVLLGFWNDSGRMPVDPQPPGEQPKTDGQGRVLAAVIPVTVAGPPLPTYVVPKRQGEITIDGKLDDAAWQKAPSTPAFVNTMNGGQARSETHAKLLWDDQFLYVAFDVQTPDVWGTKTQKDEPIYGEQVVEIFIDADGDQKTYNELEVSPHNIQFDAAFDYRRSDLQKAMAWDSKMESAVQVQGTLDNSSDTDRGFTVEMKIPIANLYAVPHVPPQVGDTWRFNLYYIDNKKNDAEGFSPPMVGDFHNLVRFGYLKFAE
- a CDS encoding glyoxalase, translating into MLRRIDHVQLPIPEGGEPAARRFWAELCQLPEVPKPANLLHQGGCWFEGGGVIVHVGVDRPFHPVTRAHPAFCVADIDALAARFAAGGVTVRWSDSMPGRRRFTVDDPFGNRVEFLADGDGLSQR
- a CDS encoding DNA internalization-related competence protein ComEC/Rec2; amino-acid sequence: MRASVAPAIFFIIGVGIGSERPAISALLAVALLLASRALNVRGWPGGFLALLIAFALAGASLAGVRLRPGDATGIEPGGEAVLEGRVSERLGAQVALDVDALAPSPSAPLEPRHVRAALSGGPDDLLPGERIRILARLFVSRPPANPGEADALERDRDRGVDVHAVLRPGELLRLEPAGLGQRIAQRLRRRFEQLAADAIADPAARALVVTLAVGDRSGLSPDVNEHFNASGLAHILSVSGLHIAVVAFGLVAIVRWLLLRWPRLARRADAGRLAGLLALPAIWGYVALTGSEVPAVRSGIMASVLIAARSLRREPEPFTSLAWAAVLCLAVDPSQLHDLSFQLSFLAVLGLMTLSKPLRERIPVQPPMRGAQGWRSWPSRAREHVLSGAATSLAASLATAPLVAAAFHRESVVAVAANLVALPVASALTAVAALAAALAPIGPVATLLLHVAGPLAKLLIAVADGFGQLPFAQVRVAAPSLSTTLLYYAALAAFALVGLERRALRVGLGAALALGLLGAWRAERPRLDDALTVTFLAVGQGDAAVLRFPGGDTIVIDGGGEVGSHFDPGAQILAPFLWERGVTRLRAVALSHPHPDHALGLIGLGPLVPADELWIASDHEAGGLLEELEHAYAGATLRSLSRGDPLPGLGGARIDVLGPAPRAHFDAVNDQSLVLKVTYGDVSFLFPGDAEAPAEQALLEHPEALASTVVKAPHHGSNTSSTEAFVRATRAHAVVFCVGEGNRFHFPHEVVRERWAEAGCRLFRTDRDGAITFRTDGHGVTAQTFSSGENWSLGAGGG
- a CDS encoding CarD family transcriptional regulator, with the translated sequence MATSFKVGDKAVYPGQGVGEVMGIEHKEIAGQRQSFYVLRILENGMKIHIPINKVGSVGLREIIGPNDVKKVYAILKEKDISVDSTTWNRRYREYMEKIKTGSVFEIAQVLRDLYLLKSDKDLSFGERKMLDTARSLLIKELSLAKDCDEQTIEEDLKKIFNTSP
- the metF gene encoding methylenetetrahydrofolate reductase [NAD(P)H]; amino-acid sequence: MRVASLYQRGEPCFSFEFFPPKDDKGVANLFQTIEELASLRPGFVSVTYGAGGSTRDFTVEIATRIKRETKIEPVAHLTCVGHDKHELRNILRTYGEAQVENVLCLRGDPPKGQTSFVAVPNGFRYAGELVAFVKHEGFDFCLGGAAYPEGHIETLDREVDLRHLKAKVAEGLEFLVTQIFFDNAFYFDFVERARHAGIHVPIVPGIMPITSFEQVQRFTRMCGATIPMRLLLELERRKDQPQAILELGVAHATVQAMELLQRGAPGIHFITLNKSRATQMILTALRARF